One Brassica napus cultivar Da-Ae chromosome A5, Da-Ae, whole genome shotgun sequence DNA window includes the following coding sequences:
- the LOC111216041 gene encoding UPF0235 protein C15orf40 homolog yields the protein MAPTKRGKKSNSAASTTAKPTADNTSSFPACLRLLTPSSVAITIHAKPGSKSASITDVSDEAVGVQIDAPARDGEANAALLEYMSSVLGVKRRQVSLGSGSKSRDKVVIVEDMTQQRVFQALSEASKPT from the exons ATGGCTCCGACGAAGAGAGGAAAGAAGAGCAATTCGGCCGCATCAACGACGGCAAAACCCACCGCCGATAACACTTCGAGCTTTCCGGCATGTTTGCGCCTCCTTACGCCTTCCTCCGTCGCCATCACCATCCACGCGAAGCCTGGTTCCAAATCTGCCTCCATCACCG ATGTGAGCGACGAAGCGGTGGGCGTTCAGATCGATGCTCCGGCAAGGGATGGTGAGGCTAACGCTGCACTTCTCGAGTACATGAGCTCt GTGTTGGGGGTGAAAAGAAGACAAGTTTCATTGGGTTCAGGATCCAAGTCTCGAGATAAAGTTGTGATTGTCGAGGATATGACCCAACAAAGAGTCTTCCAAGCTCTGTCCGAAGCATCAAAACCTACTTAA